Proteins encoded by one window of Borrelia puertoricensis:
- a CDS encoding complement regulator-acquiring protein, which produces MRTNLFIFTLLIIGLVSCDLNSKLLGSKKGNKDVPKKVVDGVQGDESYKQANVDDLAKVVNDIQGDEPAKEDKDVADKAELISELKKDTESLITVVKKDKAEVEDGNQYEMKDEVFKAVTDAVNNKTLDSVENKEARRLFYSSLGYDKGKIKEFAKILKKIESDATNKGTWIKDIIVAGREHLQSNFEKVIDKLEKSKDKLAKLSLVDLKEVKTKFDEIKSQREAFIKAVDSLIASYKAKTDGIDSDSEKLIKHVEKEYKDLITVKIPGVKSVYDKIVGVLDTIK; this is translated from the coding sequence ATGAGAACAAACCTATTTATATTTACATTGTTAATTATAGGATTAGTATCTTGTGATCTAAATTCTAAATTATTGGGTAGTAAAAAAGGAAACAAAGATGTTCCAAAAAAGGTTGTAGATGGTGTTCAAGGAGATGAGTCATACAAACAAGCTAATGTCGATGATTTAGCAAAGGTTGTAAATGATATTCAAGGAGATGAACCAGCAAAGGAAGATAAGGATGTTGCTGATAAGGCAGAGTTAATATCTGAGCTTAAAAAGGATACCGAAAGTCTTATTACAGTAGTAAAGAAAGATAAGGCTGAAGTTGAGGATGGAAATCAATATGAAATGAAGGATGAAGTATTTAAAGCAGTGACAGATGCTGTTAATAATAAGACACTAGATAGTGTTGAGAATAAGGAAGCAAGAAGATTATTTTATTCCTCTTTGGGATACGATAAAGGAAAAATAAAAGAATTTGCAAAGATTCTTAAAAAGATAGAATCAGATGCTACAAACAAGGGTACATGGATTAAGGATATAATAGTTGCAGGTAGAGAACATCTTCAATCTAATTTTGAGAAAGTAATTGATAAGTTAGAAAAGAGTAAAGATAAACTTGCTAAATTGAGTCTTGTTGATTTAAAAGAAGTTAAAACAAAGTTTGACGAAATTAAGTCACAAAGAGAAGCTTTTATAAAAGCTGTAGATAGTCTTATTGCATCTTATAAAGCCAAGACAGATGGTATTGATTCTGACAGTGAGAAATTAATAAAGCATGTTGAGAAAGAATATAAAGATCTAATTACAGTTAAAATTCCTGGAGTGAAATCAGTATATGATAAGATTGTAGGTGTGCTAGATACAATTAAGTAA
- a CDS encoding P12 family lipoprotein — MKRSILSVCMLALLCLLSCDMNALNDLLNEVREKVLDESKDNKDLNHEQGNQEQKEDVIDDFEKGVEIQQDMEIQPVNSGFEVSKQVDPYYVQEEVIKIEEKDLVPSTESEKEAQEEIEKAESVFQASEFAKLTEERMLGLKNDYEQIKTSFYDIFSELNNKIQNKIERYSRRNKRQINRIQIQKLIQSYNQLNEQRSNIDRLMIQVDSGLDELGSAKLFFNKAKVTLKEGITERLINKHRNYWRSRRGESDLVSRQARREAENALTQLESSSMKLIEAKVIKKEIEELISEAKTVLENFAR, encoded by the coding sequence ATGAAGAGAAGTATTTTGTCAGTATGTATGTTAGCATTATTATGTTTGTTATCATGTGATATGAATGCCCTTAATGATTTATTAAATGAAGTAAGGGAAAAGGTTTTAGATGAAAGCAAAGATAATAAAGATTTAAACCATGAACAAGGAAATCAGGAACAAAAAGAAGATGTTATAGATGATTTTGAGAAAGGAGTAGAAATACAACAGGATATGGAAATACAACCTGTTAATTCGGGATTTGAGGTGTCTAAGCAAGTAGATCCATATTATGTTCAAGAAGAAGTAATAAAAATAGAAGAAAAAGATTTAGTTCCAAGTACTGAATCCGAAAAAGAAGCACAAGAAGAAATTGAAAAGGCAGAAAGTGTGTTTCAAGCTTCTGAATTTGCTAAATTAACAGAGGAACGGATGTTAGGTCTTAAGAACGACTATGAGCAGATAAAAACCAGTTTTTATGATATTTTCTCAGAACTTAATAATAAAATTCAAAATAAAATAGAGCGTTATTCTAGACGTAATAAGAGACAGATTAATAGGATACAGATACAGAAGCTAATTCAATCTTACAATCAATTAAATGAGCAAAGGTCTAATATTGATAGACTTATGATTCAAGTTGATAGTGGACTTGATGAGTTAGGATCAGCAAAATTATTCTTTAATAAGGCTAAGGTGACATTAAAAGAAGGTATTACTGAAAGATTGATAAATAAACATAGAAATTACTGGAGGTCAAGAAGAGGAGAGAGTGATTTAGTATCTAGACAGGCACGAAGAGAAGCAGAGAATGCGTTAACTCAATTAGAATCTTCTTCTATGAAGTTAATTGAGGCAAAGGTAATAAAGAAAGAAATAGAAGAACTTATTAGTGAGGCAAAAACTGTTCTAGAGAATTTTGCAAGATAA
- a CDS encoding Vsp/OspC family lipoprotein, whose translation MTLFLLSSCNNSGKNLTDDEVAKSDGTVIDLAKLTKNIKDSVAFAKDVKEVHSLVKSIDELAKAIGKKIQQNSDQFANDGAHNGSLISGAFQVILTVETKLKSLEDTVGLSDALKAKVTSSKTSSRAFLDKVKSKHTELGKEGASDDDARAAILVSHGTKDKGVDELVKLNTAIDELLKASESAVTSAINALTIPAKP comes from the coding sequence ATGACTTTATTTTTACTTAGCTCTTGTAATAATTCAGGAAAGAATCTTACAGATGATGAAGTGGCTAAATCTGATGGCACTGTTATTGATTTAGCTAAATTAACTAAGAACATCAAAGACTCTGTTGCTTTTGCTAAAGATGTTAAAGAAGTTCATTCTTTAGTTAAATCCATTGATGAACTTGCTAAAGCTATTGGGAAAAAAATTCAACAAAATTCTGATCAATTTGCTAATGATGGTGCTCATAATGGCTCTTTAATTTCAGGTGCGTTTCAAGTAATATTGACTGTAGAAACTAAATTGAAGTCTTTAGAGGATACAGTTGGACTTTCTGATGCACTTAAGGCAAAGGTTACTAGTTCTAAGACCTCAAGTAGAGCATTCTTAGATAAAGTGAAATCAAAGCATACTGAGCTTGGTAAAGAAGGTGCTAGTGATGATGATGCTAGAGCAGCCATACTTGTAAGTCATGGTACTAAAGATAAAGGAGTTGATGAACTTGTTAAGCTCAATACAGCAATTGATGAATTATTAAAGGCTTCTGAATCGGCAGTAACATCTGCAATTAATGCGCTTACAATTCCTGCTAAACCTTAA
- a CDS encoding variable large family protein — translation MMKRITFCALLIALFLLLSCGSGSASAEDPKTTFLTSIANLGKGFLDVFTSLSDMVAGALGIKAETKKSDIGKYFSDIEKTVTSVKKKLNTVVAENGNYPKIKEVVDNFITNTLDKIADGAKEAAKGATGSDAIGGATTAGQDAVAADTTSVNLLVKGIKEIVGVVLKDGDGDATKTAEEQQKTIGKLFSEKKANGGTEAEAAAASASIGAVTGADILRAIASSSDATAGGVDIDQAKDAASIASGKTDNAKDLTIGSAKKDAVIAAGIALRAMAKDGKFAAKQNEDKSVHAVNGVAASAVGKTLSTLIIAIRNTVDSGLKTINAALATVTQEDKFVDSTTPADSTASGQ, via the coding sequence ATAATGAAAAGAATTACTTTTTGTGCGTTATTAATAGCTTTATTTTTACTTCTTAGTTGTGGCAGTGGCAGTGCTAGTGCTGAGGATCCTAAAACCACTTTCTTAACTTCTATTGCTAATTTAGGTAAAGGCTTCTTAGATGTTTTTACTTCTCTTTCTGATATGGTTGCTGGGGCTTTGGGTATTAAAGCCGAGACTAAGAAATCTGATATAGGGAAATACTTTAGTGATATTGAAAAAACTGTGACATCTGTTAAAAAGAAATTAAACACTGTAGTGGCAGAGAATGGTAACTATCCAAAGATAAAGGAAGTCGTTGATAACTTTATCACTAACACATTAGATAAAATTGCTGATGGGGCTAAGGAAGCTGCTAAAGGGGCCACTGGTAGCGATGCTATTGGTGGTGCTACTACTGCTGGTCAAGATGCTGTAGCAGCAGACACTACAAGTGTTAACTTACTTGTTAAAGGGATTAAAGAAATAGTTGGTGTGGTTTTGAAAGATGGTGATGGAGATGCTACTAAAACCGCTGAAGAACAGCAAAAAACAATTGGTAAGTTGTTTAGTGAAAAGAAAGCCAATGGTGGCACAGAAGCAGAGGCGGCAGCAGCAAGTGCTTCAATTGGTGCAGTAACTGGCGCTGATATCCTAAGAGCTATTGCTAGTTCTAGTGATGCTACTGCTGGTGGAGTTGATATTGATCAAGCAAAAGATGCTGCAAGTATTGCTTCTGGTAAAACAGATAATGCTAAGGATCTTACTATAGGATCCGCAAAGAAGGATGCGGTTATTGCTGCTGGAATAGCTCTAAGAGCTATGGCTAAGGATGGTAAATTTGCTGCTAAGCAAAATGAAGATAAATCTGTTCATGCAGTTAATGGTGTTGCTGCTAGTGCTGTTGGTAAGACTTTAAGTACTCTAATAATAGCAATAAGGAATACTGTTGATAGTGGTTTGAAAACAATTAATGCAGCTCTTGCTACAGTTACACAAGAAGATAAATTTGTAGATTCTACTACACCTGCAGACTCAACAGCTAGTGGACAATAA
- the bdr gene encoding Bdr family repetitive protein, protein MQDSSLHSVESTQIFNGHITEEIIYQEFVKMGMQDFIANDLSKRYYRNELTYRDIEYLESNFNLKLEMLERSLKSEVIFVKTELDNKIDSVENNLNVKIDNVRNELKSDIRDLDNKVDAVENNLNAKIDTKFNELDNKIDTKFNELDNKIDNVRNEVSLVRKDMEINRVELDNKLDKTASEFKSTSRLHNWMFGTLITLNIGIFLTLMSIVYSLLNK, encoded by the coding sequence ATGCAAGATTCATCGCTACATTCTGTTGAGAGTACACAAATTTTTAATGGGCATATTACAGAGGAGATTATATACCAAGAATTTGTAAAAATGGGTATGCAAGATTTTATTGCGAATGATCTCTCTAAAAGATATTACCGTAATGAACTGACTTACAGGGATATTGAATATTTAGAGAGTAATTTTAATCTTAAGCTTGAGATGTTAGAGCGTAGTTTAAAATCTGAAGTTATTTTTGTTAAGACTGAACTTGATAACAAAATAGACTCTGTTGAGAATAACTTAAATGTGAAGATTGATAATGTTAGAAATGAGTTAAAATCCGATATTAGAGACCTTGATAACAAAGTAGATGCAGTTGAAAATAATTTAAATGCGAAGATTGACACTAAATTTAATGAACTTGATAACAAGATTGATACTAAATTCAATGAACTTGATAATAAGATCGATAATGTTAGAAATGAGGTTTCTCTTGTTAGAAAAGATATGGAAATTAATAGGGTGGAGCTTGATAATAAACTTGATAAAACCGCATCAGAATTTAAAAGTACATCAAGATTACATAATTGGATGTTCGGAACTCTAATTACCCTAAATATAGGAATATTTTTAACATTAATGTCTATAGTCTATTCATTGTTGAATAAGTGA
- a CDS encoding variable large family protein, whose amino-acid sequence MKRITLCALLMTLFLFLSCGSGSTSAEDSKTTFLTSIANLGKGFLDVFTFLSDMITGAFDIKSETKKSDIGKYFTDIEKTMNTVKKKLQTEVKKNGNYLKIKEVVDNFITNTLDKIAEGAKEAATGATGEDKIGGATAGQDAVPADKTAVNSIVKGIKTIVDVILKDGDGDATADKTGSGSEQKTIGKLFGEKTNDGTETQAAAASASIGAVNGADILQAIANSSEAAGEPTIQAAKNAAEIAVAKLEQGKTLDAAQKDAVIAAGIALRAMAKGGKFTAKTGEDKSAHAVNGAAASAVGKTLSTLIISIRNTVDSGLKTISEALAAVKQEDKSVDFTTPVEAATGGQQQ is encoded by the coding sequence ATGAAAAGAATTACTTTATGTGCGTTATTAATGACTTTATTTTTATTTCTTAGTTGTGGCAGTGGCAGTACTAGTGCTGAGGATTCTAAAACCACTTTCTTAACTTCTATTGCTAATTTAGGTAAGGGGTTCTTAGATGTTTTTACTTTCCTTTCTGATATGATTACTGGGGCTTTTGATATTAAGTCTGAGACTAAGAAATCTGACATTGGTAAGTATTTCACTGATATTGAAAAAACTATGAACACAGTTAAAAAGAAGTTACAAACGGAAGTTAAAAAGAATGGTAACTATCTAAAGATAAAGGAAGTTGTTGATAACTTTATCACTAACACATTAGATAAAATTGCAGAAGGAGCAAAAGAAGCTGCTACTGGGGCTACTGGCGAAGATAAGATTGGTGGTGCTACTGCTGGTCAGGATGCTGTACCGGCTGATAAAACCGCCGTAAATTCTATTGTTAAAGGAATTAAAACTATTGTTGACGTAATTTTGAAAGATGGTGATGGAGATGCTACTGCTGATAAGACCGGCAGCGGAAGTGAACAAAAAACAATTGGTAAGCTGTTCGGTGAAAAGACTAATGATGGTACAGAAACACAAGCTGCTGCAGCTAGCGCATCAATTGGCGCTGTAAATGGGGCTGACATATTGCAAGCTATTGCTAACTCCTCTGAGGCTGCTGGTGAACCTACTATTCAGGCAGCTAAGAATGCTGCTGAGATTGCTGTTGCTAAACTTGAACAGGGTAAAACCCTTGATGCAGCACAAAAGGACGCAGTTATTGCTGCGGGTATTGCACTGAGAGCTATGGCTAAGGGTGGTAAATTTACTGCTAAGACTGGGGAAGATAAATCTGCTCATGCAGTTAATGGAGCAGCGGCAAGTGCTGTTGGTAAGACTTTAAGTACTCTTATTATTTCTATTAGAAATACTGTTGATAGTGGTTTAAAGACAATTAGTGAAGCACTAGCAGCAGTTAAACAAGAAGATAAATCTGTAGATTTTACTACACCTGTAGAAGCAGCAACTGGTGGACAGCAACAGTAA
- a CDS encoding variable large family protein, with the protein MTLFLLLSCGSGHQSATGGGAATGGSSLSSVLMNISRSAENAFYSFLELLSDTLGFRVTKDTKKSDVADYFNSLGAKLGKASEELEEVAKNSETELDKVGINKIIRSAVDTAKATLITLKTHLDSLKDIGDANKVVEVTSQQNGAAANTDKLKTVYNSLKGIVDIAKTEGVEGLKKSEVTLASNSIGVEAKDGAKVLTTGAAGAAVGDKAAAIVAAVRGDEMLASIVASQEGDVKAVTEDVKAETTPLEFAKGGTADHLAKEAAKAAAVAGGIALRSLVKDGKLASHSGNDEKAVEAAGITAVNKLLVSIEDIIKKTVKNVLEKAKGEIDKARAPKTANQQ; encoded by the coding sequence ATGACTTTATTTTTACTTCTTAGCTGTGGAAGTGGACATCAGTCTGCTACGGGTGGCGGAGCTGCTACAGGAGGGAGCAGTTTAAGTTCAGTTCTAATGAATATAAGTAGAAGTGCTGAGAATGCTTTTTATTCTTTTTTAGAGTTACTCTCTGATACATTAGGATTCAGAGTAACTAAAGATACAAAAAAGAGTGATGTAGCAGATTATTTTAACAGTCTAGGTGCTAAGCTTGGAAAGGCATCAGAAGAGTTAGAAGAGGTAGCAAAAAACTCAGAAACAGAGCTTGATAAAGTTGGTATAAACAAGATAATTAGAAGTGCAGTTGATACTGCTAAGGCTACTTTAATCACATTAAAAACTCATTTAGATTCTTTAAAAGATATAGGTGATGCTAACAAGGTTGTTGAAGTGACCTCCCAACAAAACGGAGCAGCAGCAAATACAGATAAATTAAAAACAGTATATAATTCATTGAAAGGAATAGTTGATATAGCTAAGACAGAAGGCGTTGAGGGGCTAAAAAAAAGTGAGGTAACATTGGCCTCAAATTCAATAGGAGTTGAGGCAAAAGATGGAGCTAAGGTCTTAACAACAGGTGCTGCTGGAGCAGCTGTGGGAGATAAAGCTGCAGCAATAGTAGCAGCAGTGAGAGGTGATGAAATGTTAGCTTCAATAGTTGCATCACAAGAAGGGGATGTTAAAGCAGTAACAGAAGATGTAAAGGCAGAGACAACACCATTGGAATTTGCAAAAGGGGGAACCGCAGATCACTTAGCAAAAGAAGCAGCTAAAGCAGCAGCTGTAGCGGGAGGAATAGCACTACGTTCGTTAGTTAAAGATGGTAAATTAGCTTCTCATTCTGGTAACGATGAAAAAGCAGTAGAAGCGGCAGGAATAACAGCGGTAAATAAACTGTTAGTATCAATAGAAGATATAATTAAGAAGACAGTAAAGAATGTTCTTGAGAAAGCAAAAGGGGAAATAGATAAAGCTAGAGCTCCAAAAACAGCAAATCAGCAGTAA
- a CDS encoding variable large family protein, with protein MKRITLCALLVTLFLLLSCGSGTTNMEDPKTTFLTSIANLGKGFLDVFTSLSDMVAGAFGIKADTKKSDIGNYFTSIEKTMNTVKEKLNTVVAENGKYPKLKEVVDTFITGTLDKIAEGAKTAATGAAGNAISEVVKSDAGTSVDATSVNALVKGIKQIVDLVIKEGNGQADKTTPADDDKKNIGKLFGAETAVDKGAEEKHVAAASASIGAVTGADILQAIAAANADAKKDGKVSEAKDAAALALAKGTSTDNEEKLTTAESKKDAVIAAAIALRAMAKDGKFIVKDTAEKKTEAESAKGVAASAVGKALSTLIIAIRNTVDTGLKSISDALAAVKQGDKSADFTTPAEAATGSQKQ; from the coding sequence ATGAAAAGAATTACTTTATGTGCGTTATTAGTGACTTTATTTTTACTTCTTAGTTGTGGCAGTGGTACTACTAATATGGAAGATCCTAAAACCACATTCTTAACTTCTATTGCTAATTTAGGTAAAGGGTTCTTAGATGTTTTTACTTCTCTTAGTGATATGGTTGCTGGAGCCTTTGGTATTAAGGCTGACACTAAGAAATCTGACATTGGTAACTATTTCACTTCTATTGAAAAAACTATGAACACAGTTAAAGAGAAATTAAACACTGTGGTGGCAGAGAATGGTAAATATCCAAAATTAAAAGAAGTTGTTGATACTTTTATTACAGGCACATTAGACAAGATTGCTGAAGGAGCTAAGACAGCTGCTACTGGGGCTGCAGGTAATGCTATTAGTGAGGTTGTCAAATCTGATGCTGGTACTAGCGTTGACGCTACAAGTGTCAATGCCCTTGTTAAAGGGATTAAACAAATTGTTGATTTGGTAATAAAAGAAGGTAATGGACAAGCAGATAAAACTACCCCAGCTGATGATGATAAAAAGAATATTGGTAAGTTATTTGGAGCTGAAACTGCTGTTGATAAGGGTGCTGAAGAGAAACATGTAGCGGCTGCTAGTGCATCAATAGGGGCGGTAACTGGGGCTGACATATTACAAGCTATTGCTGCTGCTAATGCTGATGCTAAGAAAGATGGTAAAGTTAGTGAGGCTAAGGATGCAGCTGCTTTGGCTTTAGCTAAGGGTACTTCTACTGATAATGAGGAAAAACTTACTACTGCAGAATCCAAAAAAGATGCAGTTATTGCTGCTGCTATTGCACTGCGAGCAATGGCTAAGGATGGTAAATTTATTGTTAAGGATACTGCTGAAAAGAAGACTGAAGCTGAGTCTGCTAAAGGAGTTGCTGCTAGTGCTGTAGGCAAAGCATTAAGTACTCTTATTATTGCTATTAGGAATACTGTTGATACTGGTTTAAAGTCAATTAGTGATGCTCTAGCAGCTGTTAAACAAGGAGATAAGTCTGCAGATTTTACTACACCTGCAGAAGCAGCAACCGGTAGCCAGAAACAATAA
- the bdr gene encoding Bdr family repetitive protein: MGLAQPVITQQMVIAELTRAGINRDIAIDLSYRYYKNELTYKDIEYLETTFNLKLEKVEALLQAEIKSLKTELDTKIDTKFNELDNKVDTVRNELKSDIKDLDNKIDTVENNLNIKIDTKFNELDTKIDVNKMELKSTLKLHGWMFGTIITLNIGIFLTLMTIVYSLLNK; encoded by the coding sequence ATGGGACTTGCACAACCTGTTATTACTCAACAAATGGTTATAGCTGAACTGACTAGAGCTGGTATAAATAGAGATATTGCTATTGATCTGTCCTACAGATATTATAAAAATGAGCTTACTTATAAGGATATTGAATATTTAGAGACTACTTTTAACCTTAAGCTTGAAAAGGTAGAAGCACTTTTACAAGCCGAGATTAAATCTCTCAAGACTGAACTTGATACCAAGATAGATACTAAATTCAATGAACTTGATAATAAGGTTGATACAGTCAGAAATGAATTAAAATCTGACATTAAAGACCTGGATAATAAGATTGATACTGTTGAGAATAATCTTAACATCAAGATTGATACTAAGTTTAATGAACTTGATACTAAGATTGATGTTAACAAAATGGAACTTAAAAGCACATTAAAACTTCATGGTTGGATGTTTGGAACAATTATTACCCTTAATATAGGAATATTTTTAACATTAATGACCATAGTCTATTCATTGTTGAATAAGTGA
- a CDS encoding variable large family protein, which produces MMKRITLCALLMTLFLLLSCGSGSTKMEDPKTTFLDSLVKIGHGFYEIFGIFGNAIGDALGLTAVKSGDKRSKVGEHFKTIGNGLITTKEKLKELSDEISNAKNANGSTIKLVEDAIKGANDVFVKLIDSVTKLSGVTKDDSLLGDTSNNAAAVAADENDVKTIIENVKTIIEVADKSDVKIEKGSEGNAVAGNSGGEAVTKSGAAAAANVGPKLAEEVSKADPWAMINKIKDAKTSTAALAAGNANEAGALATKIDANNTGAKTNADLAAAVALKAMIKGGKLSAAQNEDGAVKAAALTAVNKVLGILDLIIRKTVASELDKIRKAVKGIQYSETTTESTEASSTQPAATK; this is translated from the coding sequence ATAATGAAAAGAATTACTTTATGTGCGTTATTAATGACTTTATTTTTACTTCTTAGTTGTGGCAGTGGGAGTACTAAGATGGAAGATCCTAAAACCACATTCTTAGATTCATTAGTTAAGATAGGTCATGGGTTTTATGAGATTTTTGGTATTTTTGGTAATGCTATTGGTGATGCTTTGGGACTTACAGCAGTTAAATCCGGTGACAAGAGAAGTAAGGTTGGTGAACACTTTAAGACTATAGGAAATGGACTTATAACTACTAAGGAGAAGTTAAAAGAGCTATCAGATGAAATATCTAATGCAAAAAATGCTAATGGGAGTACAATTAAATTAGTTGAGGATGCTATTAAAGGTGCAAATGATGTTTTTGTAAAACTAATTGACTCTGTAACTAAATTATCTGGTGTAACTAAGGATGATTCTCTGCTTGGCGATACTTCTAATAATGCTGCTGCAGTTGCTGCTGATGAAAATGACGTTAAGACTATTATTGAAAATGTAAAGACAATTATTGAGGTAGCAGATAAGTCTGATGTAAAGATAGAAAAGGGCAGTGAAGGTAATGCAGTGGCTGGCAATTCTGGTGGTGAAGCAGTTACAAAATCTGGTGCTGCAGCAGCTGCTAATGTTGGTCCTAAACTTGCTGAAGAAGTATCTAAAGCAGACCCATGGGCTATGATTAATAAGATTAAAGATGCTAAGACTTCCACCGCAGCTCTTGCTGCAGGCAATGCTAATGAAGCAGGAGCTCTAGCTACTAAAATTGATGCTAATAATACTGGTGCTAAAACAAATGCAGACTTAGCTGCTGCTGTTGCTCTTAAAGCTATGATTAAGGGTGGTAAACTTAGTGCTGCTCAAAATGAAGATGGTGCAGTTAAAGCTGCTGCTTTAACTGCTGTAAATAAGGTATTAGGAATTCTTGATTTGATAATTAGAAAAACAGTAGCAAGCGAACTAGATAAGATAAGAAAAGCTGTTAAGGGAATACAGTACTCTGAAACTACTACTGAATCAACTGAAGCTAGTTCTACTCAACCTGCTGCTACTAAATAA
- a CDS encoding Vsp/OspC family lipoprotein, with translation MKRITLCALLMTLFLLLSCNTSGKNLTDDEVAKSDGTVIDLAKITKNIKDSVAFAKSVKEIETLVKSIDELANAIGKKIQNGDTLADDSGKNGSLLAGAFSIISAVSTKLEKLEKQDGVSTELKGKVTVVKAATKKFLDTVKGASGDLGKNEATDVHAKSAILVTDGTKDKGAKELGELNTAIDALLKAAEAAVTSAINELTTSSKP, from the coding sequence ATGAAAAGAATTACTTTATGTGCGTTATTAATGACTTTATTTTTACTCTTATCTTGTAATACTTCAGGAAAAAATCTTACAGATGATGAAGTGGCTAAATCTGATGGCACTGTTATTGATTTAGCTAAAATAACTAAGAACATCAAAGACTCGGTTGCTTTTGCTAAGAGTGTTAAAGAAATAGAGACCTTAGTTAAATCCATTGATGAACTTGCTAATGCTATTGGCAAGAAAATCCAAAACGGAGATACTCTTGCTGATGATAGTGGTAAAAATGGTTCATTACTTGCAGGGGCATTTAGTATAATATCAGCTGTAAGCACTAAATTGGAAAAATTAGAGAAACAAGATGGAGTTTCTACTGAATTGAAGGGAAAGGTTACTGTTGTTAAAGCTGCAACTAAGAAATTTTTAGACACAGTGAAAGGAGCAAGTGGTGATCTTGGGAAAAATGAAGCTACTGATGTTCATGCAAAAAGTGCTATACTTGTAACAGATGGTACTAAAGATAAAGGGGCTAAAGAACTTGGGGAGCTTAATACAGCAATTGATGCTTTGTTAAAGGCTGCTGAAGCGGCAGTAACATCTGCAATTAATGAGCTTACAACTTCTTCTAAACCTTAA
- a CDS encoding variable large family protein translates to MFAANADIADNPDYTDAVKGAAVSAINKVLGTLTIDSQTPEAKNK, encoded by the coding sequence TTGTTTGCTGCTAATGCTGATATTGCTGATAATCCTGATTATACTGATGCAGTTAAAGGTGCAGCTGTAAGTGCAATAAACAAAGTATTGGGTACTTTAACTATTGATAGTCAGACCCCTGAAGCTAAAAATAAATGA